Proteins from a genomic interval of Haemorhous mexicanus isolate bHaeMex1 chromosome Z, bHaeMex1.pri, whole genome shotgun sequence:
- the DNAJA1 gene encoding dnaJ homolog subfamily A member 1: protein MVKETTYYDVLGVKPNASAEELKKAYRKLALKYHPDKNPNEGEKFKQISQAYEVLSDPKKRELYDKGGEQAIKEGGSGGGFGSPMDIFDMFFGGGGRMQRERRGKNVVHQLSVSLEDMYNGAMRKLALQKNVICDKCEGRGGKKGAVECCPNCRGTGMQIRIHQIGPGMVQQIQSVCMECQGHGERISPKDRCKSCNGRKIVREKKILEVHIDKGMKDGQKITFHGEGDQEPGLEPGDIIIVLDQKDHSVFTRRDEDLLLSMDIQLVEALCGFQKPITTLDNRTIIITSNPGKVVEHGAIKCVLNEGMPIYRRPYEKGRLIIEFRVIFPESGFLSSDKLSLLEKLLPTRQEIEETEEMEQVELVDFDPSQKRKHHYNGEVYEDDEHQPRGGVQCQTS from the exons ATGGTGAAGGAGACCACCTACTACGATGTGCTGGGCGTGAAGCCCAACGCGTCCGCCGAGGAGCTGAAGAAGGCCTACCGCAAGCTCGCGCTCAAGTACCACCCGGACAAGAACCCCAATGAGGGCGAGAAG TTCAAGCAGATCTCGCAAGCTTACGAGGTGCTGTCGGACCCGAAGAAGAGGGAGCTGTATGACAAAGGAGGCGAGCAAGCTATCAAGGAGGGCGGCTCTGGCGGCGGCTTCGGGTCACCTATGGACATATTCGATATGTTCTTCGGCGGCGGGGGGAGGATGCAGAGGGAGAGGCGAG gtAAAAACGTGGTCCACCAGTTGTCAGTAAGTTTGGAAGATATGTACAATGGTGCAATGAGGAAACTTGCACTGCAGAAAAATGTTATCTGTGACAAGTGTGAAG GTCGTGGTGGTAAGAAAGGTGCAGTAGAATGCTGCCCTAATTGCAGGGGAACAGGCATGCAGATCAGAATTCACCAGATTGGGCCAGGAATGGTGCAGCAGATCCAGTCTGTGTGTATGGAGTGCCAGGGGCATGGGGAGCGTATCAGCCCCAAGGACCGGTGTAAGAGCTGCAATGGCAGAAAAATTGTTCGAGAGAAGAAGATCCTGGAAGTTCATATTGACAAAG GAATGAAGGATGGTCAGAAAATAACATTCCATGGTGAAGGAGACCAAGAGCCAGGTCTGGAGCCAGGGGATATTATTATTGTCTTGGATCAGAAAGACCACTCTGTATTTACAAG ACGAGATGAAGATCTACTTCTGTCTATGGATATTCAACTGGTTGAAGCACTATGTGGCTTTCAAAAGCCCATCACAACTCTGGATAACAGAACTATTATTATTACCTCCAATCCTG gcAAGGTTGTCGAGCATGGGGCTATTAAGTGTGTGTTGAATGAAGGTATGCCAATTTATCGCAGACCATATGAAAAAGGACGTCTGATCATAGAATTCAGG GTGATCTTCCCAGAGAGTGGCTTCCTCTCCTCAGATAAGCTGTCCTTACTCGAAAAACTGCTACCTACAAGGCAGGAGATAGAAGAAACTGAGGAAATGGAACAGGTGGAATTAGTGGACTTCGATCCATCTCAAAAGCGAAAACACCACTATAACGGAGAAGTGTATGAAGATGATGAGCATCAGCCTAGAGGTGGTGTTCAGTGCCAGACATCATAA